In the Campylobacter sputorum subsp. sputorum genome, ATTTTGGTAGCCGAAGCAGAGCTTCAAGCAATGATAATGGATAAGTAGAAAAGATGAATAAAATAGATCCTAGAGCGATAATAGAAGATGGAGCTATACTAGGAGATGATGTTATAGTTGAAGCTAATGCTTTTATAAGCAAAGATTCTAAGATAGGAAATGGTTGTATTATTAAACAGGGTGCAAGAATCATTGGCGATACTACTATTGGAGATGGCGGAAAAGTATTTAGCTATGCTATAGTTGGCGAAATACCCCAAGATATGAGCTTTGAAGTTGGCGAAAAAACAGGACTTATAATAGGCAAAAATGCTACAATTCATGAATTTTGCACAATAAGCTCTGGTTCTCATAAGGGCGATGGTTTTACTAGGATAGGCGATAATGCTTTCATAATGGCTTATTGTCATATAGCACATGATTGCGTTATTGGAAACAACATTATTATGGCAAATAACGCAACTTTAGCAGGTCATGTCGAGATGGGCGATTATGCCGTAATTGGCGGATTGACACCGGTTCATCAGTTTGTAAAAATTGGCGAAAGCTGTATGATAGCAGGAGCTTCGGCGCTTTCTCAAGATATAGTGCCATTTTGTTTGGCTGAGGGTAACAGAGCTTATATAAGAGGCTTAAATTTAGTTGGAATAAGAAGAAGGTTCGATAAAGAACAAGTTGAGATAATCAATCAGGCTTTTAAATTTCTTTTTAAAAGTAGCAATGGTTTAAAAGACCAAGCCAAAGAGCTAAAAGAAAAAACCGATAATAAGCATGTTCTTAAAATGTGCGATTTTATATTAAATACAACAAGAGGAATTCCTCTACAAAAAGGAAAAGATTAATGGCTAGAAAATGTAGCTTTTGCAACAAAGAAGAATCAGCAGATAGAAGACTTCTTACAAGCATAGACGGAAACTCTTTTATTTGCGAATATTGTATAACCGCATCTTATAATATGTTAAA is a window encoding:
- the lpxA gene encoding acyl-ACP--UDP-N-acetylglucosamine O-acyltransferase, which produces MNKIDPRAIIEDGAILGDDVIVEANAFISKDSKIGNGCIIKQGARIIGDTTIGDGGKVFSYAIVGEIPQDMSFEVGEKTGLIIGKNATIHEFCTISSGSHKGDGFTRIGDNAFIMAYCHIAHDCVIGNNIIMANNATLAGHVEMGDYAVIGGLTPVHQFVKIGESCMIAGASALSQDIVPFCLAEGNRAYIRGLNLVGIRRRFDKEQVEIINQAFKFLFKSSNGLKDQAKELKEKTDNKHVLKMCDFILNTTRGIPLQKGKD